One Choloepus didactylus isolate mChoDid1 chromosome 8, mChoDid1.pri, whole genome shotgun sequence DNA window includes the following coding sequences:
- the LOC119541966 gene encoding histone H1.0, producing MTENSTSAPAAKPKRAKASKKSTDHPKYSDMIVAAIQAEKNRAGSSRQSIQKYIKSHYKVGENADSQIKLSIKRLVTTGVLKQTKGVGASGSFRLAKSDEPKRSVAFKKTKKEVKKVATPKKVAKPKKAASKAASKKPKATPVKKAKKKPAATPRKAKKPKTVKAKPVKASKPKKAKPVKPKAKSSAKRSGKKK from the coding sequence ATGACTGAGAACTCCACCTCCGCCCCTGCGGCCAAGCCCAAGCGGGCCAAGGCCTCCAAGAAGTCCACAGACCATCCCAAGTATTCAGATATGATCGTGGCTGCCATCCAAGCAGAGAAGAACCGGGCTGGCTCCTCTCGCCAGTCCATCCAGAAGTACATCAAGAGCCACTACAAGGTGGGTGAGAACGCTGACTCGCAGATCAAGTTGTCCATTAAGCGCCTGGTCACCACGGGAGTCCTCAAGCAGACCAAAGGGGTAGGCGCCTCGGGGTCCTTCCGCCTGGCCAAGAGTGACGAGCCCAAGAGGTCGGTGGCCTTcaagaagaccaagaaggaagtCAAGAAGGTGGCCACACCAAAGAAAGTAGCCAAGCCGAAGAAGGCTGCTTCCAAAGCTGCAAGTAAGAAGCCCAAAGCCACCCCAGTCAAGAAGGCTAAGAAGAAGCCGGCTGCCACACCCAGGAAAGCCAAAAAACCCAAGACTGTCAAAGCCAAGCCAGTTAAGGCATCCAAGCCCAAAAAGGCCAAGCCAGTGAAGCCCAAAGCCAAGTCTAGTGCCAAGAGATCCGGCAAGAAGAAGTGA